The Silene latifolia isolate original U9 population chromosome X, ASM4854445v1, whole genome shotgun sequence genome contains the following window.
GTTTTCGTTGTTCGTCCGCGGTTGATCGATGGAAAGTAATGTTTTATATTTGGTCGTTTGTTGGGTCTCGTGTTTTAGGCATGAATAACTCGTTTTCTACtcgtttttacatgtttttctttcgttttacGCAACTTATGTAGTATATGaatcctttttattgtcttactatAGTCCTTATTGCTTGTAACAAGAATCATGGGAGGATTTTGGCGATAATCCAAttgattacaacccgttgttcgaGACTACTATTGATTTCGAAACGCGTGACGATGCTTTCAATTGGGCTAAGAAAATCGCATTCGAGAATGGGtttgctttggttaaagcaaataaCGGAGCTAAAAATAGGAAAAAGAACGGGTTGTCGGCAAGTTATTTTCGATGTAAAAGACATGGTAAATCAAAAGAATCGGACGATCTTGAAAAGCCAAGGAGGTCGCAGAAGTGTTCATGCAAGTTTCGTATTCGTGCCGTTCAAAATTTCGTGTCTAAAAATGATAAAGAGACGATGGTGTGGAACATTGTAACTTCCGAGGGTGCTGGACTACACAACCACAACGTAGCCGTTTATAAGGACGGGGATCAGCACTTTGCGGGATTGGACGCGGAAGATAAGGCATATGTTAGGCAACAAACATTGGCCGGGGTTCAACCGAGGGATATTAAAAATGGTCTTCATTTGAGATCCCCCGAAAAACCTCAACCGTCAAGCACCCAACTGTATAATGAAACAAGGAAAATTAAGAAAGAAGAAATGGGAGATAGAAACACCGCTCAGCAAATGTTGGCTCTAGCGATCGCAGCGAAATACGTCTACTTCTACGAGATTGATTCCGAGGAGTCAAAAGAGTTGACTCAAATTTTCATGGCTCATCctgaagcgattaagttgttcTGGGCTTATCCTTATGTCGTCCTCATGGATTCGACTTATAAAACCAACATTTACAAGAATCCACTTATTGAGATGGTTAGTGTGACACCCACGGGATCGTCCTTCTTAATTGCATGTGCGATGATTCCTACCGAGTCTGACGTGAATTACAAGTGGCTGTTGAGAAAGTTAGCTGCGATTTTAGATGCCACCGGAGTAGCGTCCCCTGTTGTATTTGTCACCGACCGGGAATTGGGTTTGATCAGCGCACTTGAGCAAGTATTTCCCCGGGCTGAGCATTTGTTGTGTAGATGGCATGTGAACAAAGCCATCAATGCAAAAGCCTTGACAACATACCAAACTGAAAGTATGAGGAAATTTGTCATCTCAAATAAAGAAGATGGTTGGTTTAGGGTGATCAATTCAGTTACCGAGGAATCGTTTCAGCGTGCGTGGCAGTGTTTCCAACGTAAGTGGCCGAAAATGGAGTATTATGTACGGACAACTTGGGGTCAACACGCAGGGAAGTTCGTTTTATGCTATACAAACGAGGTCTTACATTTTGGTAACACGGCAACTTCCCGTGTTGAGTCAGCACATTCTCTATTGAAGGCTTGGTTGAGGTCAAAGCATCTCACACTTGACTCCATGTGGTCCCGTATCCACGGCATGCTTGAAAGTCAACACTCGAAGATTAAGAAAGAACTCGAAGATGAAATGAGTAAACCAAGGAGAACATCTC
Protein-coding sequences here:
- the LOC141618629 gene encoding PKS-NRPS hybrid synthetase cheA-like, producing MAKVGNQRSDHGPNVGNQQSWEDFGDNPIDYNPLFETTIDFETRDDAFNWAKKIAFENGFALVKANNGAKNRKKNGLSASYFRCKRHGKSKESDDLEKPRRSQKCSCKFRIRAVQNFVSKNDKETMVWNIVTSEGAGLHNHNVAVYKDGDQHFAGLDAEDKAYVRQQTLAGVQPRDIKNGLHLRSPEKPQPSSTQLYNETRKIKKEEMGDRNTAQQMLALAIAAKYVYFYEIDSEESKELTQIFMAHPEAIKLFWAYPYVVLMDSTYKTNIYKNPLIEMVSVTPTGSSFLIACAMIPTESDVNYKWLLRKLAAILDATGVASPVVFVTDRELGLISALEQVFPRAEHLLCRWHVNKAINAKALTTYQTESMRKFVISNKEDGWFRVINSVTEESFQRAWQCFQRKWPKMEYYVRTTWGQHAGKFVLCYTNEVLHFGNTATSRVESAHSLLKAWLRSKHLTLDSMWSRIHGMLESQHSKIKKELEDEMSKPRRTSRTFSLLQGKVSTKAIELMEKELTRGLGLGIGLNDRCRHVMRTTHGLPCACNLVSLHGRGRRVHLEDIHVFWKTLVYDIPQQMPKNDGDLWEKLVDDVRHSDPVKLRAAIDLLRDFNHPEDQEILPPPINEHPKGRPRGSTTRNKSGFKHAERKFGTPSTHCSTNEEVQQRFGDFESGTPGAPLGRNFTIGFISTWVKRWGIPEVLWGHFDGWVDVGDDGHCGFRVISHAQRDQETDYIVMREWCSREMRTDSIYAKLYGGFQSPLSSVSGLDIALRRVEFFQQISCGQDHWMCSDDLLVFATMFNWTICVIGYTLRDGNNVWEGSCKTIMPLKTRVEGRLPCGILWFVLHHSHWMRLHSSSPPESLPMPPLDPAWLTYRDPSVVHLETLYQHNIEIWQAFMLETPRRRRRSRVSDSATVISVSSCSD